In Solimonas sp. K1W22B-7, the DNA window CAGGAGGAAGCGCCGGAGATCGTCAAGCAGATCATGCTCGACATCAAGGCGAACATTAATTCCGTGTTCGACCTCAAGGACATGGTGGTCAGCAACCTGCTGCGCGACAAGCCGCTGCTGAACCGCATCTTCCTGGAGGCCGGCCATGGCGAGTTCCGCTTCATCCGCAACTCCGGCCTGTTCTTCGGCTTCGCCATCGGCTGCGTGCAGGCCGTGGTCTGGGCGCTGACGCAGAACGTCTGGGTGATGCCGCTGTTCGGCGGCTTCACCGGCTGGTTCACCGACTGGCTGGCGCTGAAGATGATCTTCAACCCCAAGCAGCCGACCAAGTATCTCGGCGGCCTGTTCACCTGGCAGGGCCTGTTCCTCAAGCGCCGCCTGGAAGTGTCCGCCGAATACGGTCGCCTGATCGCGGCGGAGATCGTCACGCCGCGCAACATCATCGACGCCGTGCTGCGCGGGCCGCTGTCCGATCGCCTGTTCGGCATGGTGCAGAAGCAGGTGCAGCGCGTGGTCGACGCGCAGTCCGGCGTCGCCAAGCCCTTCGTGGTGCTGGCGGTGGGCAGCACCAAGTACCAGGACATGAAGCGCCTGGTGTCGACCGAGATCATGAAGCGCCTGCCCGACACGATGAAGCACATCGAGAAGTACGCCCACGACGCCATGGACCTGGAGCGCACCCTGGCGACCAAGATGCAGGACCTCAGCATCGAGGAGTTCGAGAACCTCCTGCACCCGGCGTTCGAGCAGGACGAGTGGATCCTGATCGCCGTCGGTGCGGTGCTCGGCTTCATGGTCGGCGAACTGCAGGTCCACGTCATGCTGCATTTCGCAGCGCATTGATCACAAGAGCAGACGCGCGGAAGGCACTGAGCCTGACGGGTCTAACCCCTCCGCCATTGCCCGGCGAACCCAAGGCGCCGGGCTCCTTTTATTCCTAGAGCTAGTCTCTTGAACGGGAGGTTCGCCACATGCCCAAGCTGCTGCGCTCCGCCTGGATGCTCGGCTCCATGCTCGCGGCGGCCTGGCCCGGCACCGCGGCACCCGCCGCCCGTGACGAAGCGGCGTTGCGCAGCTGCCTGGCAGCGAACCTCCCGCAGAAATCGCTGGCGCAGGACATCACCCTGCGCCAGACCGATGCCGCCGGCGGCAGCCGCGAGCTGGTCGGCAGCTGGTACTGGCAGCGCGGCAGCGACGGCCACCAGGCCATGCTGCGGTTGTCGGCACCGGCCGACCTTGCCGGCGCCGCCTACCTGTTCGTGACGCGCAAGGGCAAGGAGGACTACTACGTCTACCTGCCGGCCGTACGCAAGGTGCGCCAGGTCACCGGTGCCGGCGTGGCGCAGTCGCTGTTCGGCAGCGGCCTGTCGGCCTTCGACCTCAAGTTCCTCTTCAGTGGCCTGCATGGCGGGCGGCTGACGCGCATGGGCGCCGGCTACAGCGGCGGCCGCGCGGTGGAGCAATGGCGCTTCCTGCCGGCCGGCAACGATCCCAATGTCCTCTACGACCGCCTGGACCTGACCATCGACAACGGCTGGTGCCTGCCGCTGAAGGCCGATCTCTACGGCGGCGTACCCTGGAAGCGACTGGAGCTGGACCCGGCCTCGATCCACCAGGTCAACGGCCGTTGGGCCCCGGGCCGCGCTGTGCTGACCGACCTGCGCGAGCGCAGCACCACGGTGATCCAGTTGCGCAACGAGCGCGTCGATATTCCGCTGGCACCGGAGCTGTTCCGGCCCAACCGCTTCTACAAGGCGCGCTGATTCAGTTGCCGAAGCGGTACTTCAGATATCCCGTCCGCGGACGCGGATTGCCGACCTCTGCGTGAATCAGCCTGAGTAGGGCGGGTCCTTGACCCGCCTGTCGCGAACCCTCGCGATGCTGGCATCATGGCCACATGCCTCGATACACCCGAGCCTGGGTTCCAGGTGGCACATTCTTTTTCACCGTCGCCTTGCTCGAACGGCGGCGCGCGCTGCTGACGGAGCACATCGCGACGCTCCGCACTGCGTTCAAGGAAGTCCACGGTCGCCGACCTTTCGAGATCGATGCCATCGTGATCCTGCCGGATCACTTCCATGCTGTCTGGACCTTGCCGCCGGATGATGCCGACTTCTCGACCCGGATCCAGATCATCAAGTCGCTCTTCAGTCGCGCCATTCCGGCCACTGAGCGACGATCCGCGCGCCGGCTTGCGAAGCAGGAGCGCGGCATCTGGCAGCGTCGCTTCTGGGAGCATGCCATTCGGGACGAGAACGACCTGCAGCGACACGTGGACTACATCCACCACAATCCCGTGAAGCATGGACACGTCGCGCGAGTGCGGGACTGGCCCCACTCCTCGTTCCACCAATACGTCGCCGAGGGTGTTTACCCGATAGACTGGGCGGGAACGGTGGAGGTGGCGAGCGATGATAGAGAGTGACGCGACAGGCGGGTCAAGGACCCGCCCTACTCGAGCTACTCCCGCTTTTCGAACATTTGTACGCCTTAAGATCAAGAGCAAGAGCTTTAGCGCGCCTCAGATCTCCGAAGCTCTTGGTCTAAAGTGTGATAAGTCTGGGATGCCCGGGGCTGCTGCGCCCGCCGGGATTCGGGATACCCACGGTTGGATATTGAACTCCGGGTTGGCTGAGGATGCACCGTTAGACGAGCATACTGCATCGCTTTTGAGGCGACTTTCAGGGGTGCATGGTCGGATATCCGCCTTGTCCGTAGATTGTGATGTCGTTTTTTCTTGCGCAATTTACTGTGAAAGCGCGGATGCTCCGGCACTGCATTTTGAGAAGTCATTTGTATCGGAGATCACCAAGTTGGGGGCGAGCTTGGATATCGATCTCTATTTCCTGAATAGGGATTGAGCGGAACCCAAAAATTTGGGTGCGCTCCATAAATTGGAGTGCGCCCCTAGACTGAGACACAAAGTAAGGGACCGTTCTCAAGCATCGTTGCCCCTGTCTGAGAGGTAGGTGTGAGCCCGAGGGCGGGTCCTGGACCCGCCTGTCGCAAGTTCTAGCCTGGCCTCGCTAGCGGCCGAAACGATATTTCAGGTAGCCGCCCCAGAGCTGCGGATTGCCGGCCACCGCGCGGATCAGCCTCATTTGGTCGAAGTACACCACGCGCTCCGCGCCCAGGCCGTCGCGGATCAGGAACCGGTCCACTGCGGGTATCGAGAGGGTCTTGCGCCCCAGCGGCAGCAGCATCTTCCACTCGATGAAGACGTAACCGCCGCTTTCGCTCCAGCGCGTGACCTCGCCGTGGAACTGTGGCAGCCACGCCAGCAGCCGGCGGAACTCGCGCAGGCTTGCCTCGCGGCCGCGGATCGGCGGCAGGTGCGGCTGGATCAGGACTACGTCCGGGTGCAGCAGCGCCATCAGGCCCTCCGGCGTCGGCCGCGCCCAGGCCTCGGCGAACTGCTCGGCGAAAGGCCTGCTCATGGCTGCGCCGCTTCAGCGCGCCGCAGGTCCAGTGCCAGCCAGGCCAGGATCGCCACCGGCCCCCAGATGCCGAAGATCTCGATCAGCACGCTGCGCGTCGGCATCCCGAAGCCCAGGTACTCGCCGACGTGGTGAACCGCGTGCAGCGCCGAGAACAGCAAGGCCATAGCCACCAGCGGCAGCGCCCGTGCGGGCCGCAGCGCCGCCCACAGCAGGGCCGCGCCGATCGTGAGGTAGGCGGTGCCGACGTCGGTGACGAAGTGCGCGCTGTACAGCGCCGCGCGCAGGGGATTGGCGATGCACAGGTACCACTGCTGCGTGAACGTCACCATCAGCAGGCCGTTGGCCAGCGAGGTGGCCGCCATGAACATCAGCAGGAAGTAGCGCAGGGGCGGGTGCGGTGAGAGGCTCATGCAAGGCTCCGGGGCAGGATGCTGCAAGCCTAAGCGATCGGCGCGGCGATGCCATTACCTCCGCGGTAATTGTCCGCCGCCTGCCCTGGGAGGAGCATGGCCTCACACCTTTCGGGAGTTCGTCATGACCCAGATGACCATCGTCGCTGCCCTGTTCCTGCTGATGGGCCTTGCGGCCTTCGCCGTGCCGCGCCGCTTCCTCGGCAGTTTCGACCTGCTGGCGCAGACGCCGACCGCCCGCAACGAGATCCAGGCGGTCTACGGCGGGTTCGGGGTGGCGATGGCGCTGGTGCTGGTGGCGCCGTTCTGGCTGCCGCAGCTGCGTGACGGCATTGCCTTCACCGTCGCCCTGGCACTGGCCGGCATGGCCCTGGGGCGGGTGGTCGGGGCGCTGCGCGAGTGGCCGGGGCCTGCGCCGGTGCTGTTCTTCTTCGTCGAGGCCGTCGGCGCCGGGGTGCTGCTCAGCGTGCTGCCGTCCGGCAGCCTGTCGCTCTGAGGAGAAAGACCATGATATCGATTCCCACGCTGGCCGCCGCACTGCGCCGGCTGTTCGACTTCAACGCGGAAACAGTGGTGCTGGAGGAAGGCCTGCAGGCCGCCTGCAGCGGCCTGAGCCTGGCCAGCTACGGCATCCCGGTGGCGCCGGTGTGGCTGCCGCAGGGCGAGCTGCACGCCCGGCTGACACAGCCGGCGCGCGCGGACTGAAAAAGCGCTACAGCAGCAGCCCGGCCGCGCCCAGGGCCTCGCCGATCGAGGCGCGCGGCGGCCAGTACTGCAGGTGGCCGGGCACGGTGATGCCGATGGCGCCGTAAAGGTCCGGCTGCTCGCGGACCAGGCACAGTGCCACCCGGCCGTCCTCGCCGTAGACCAGCACGGCCGGCGTCTCGCCGGGGATGTAGGTCCAGCGGTGCCAGTAGGGCTTGAACAGGCGCGGCAGGCGGTTCTTCACCTGCTCGAAGCTGGATGCGAACTCCGCCAGCTCCTGCGCGTTGAAGCGGGTGCCGAGCTGGATCTGTTCGTGGATGCCCATGGCGGCCTCAGGCGGCATGCATCATGCCGGCCGACTGGCCGTTGTGGATCGTGCCGGCCGCCGGGCCGCCGTGGATGGTGCCGCCCTTCTGGCCGTTGCGGTAGATCAGGATATTGCGGCCCTGCGAGTGCACGAAGCCCTCGTTCTTGAGCTTCTTGAGCACGCGGCCGGCCATCTCGCGCGAGCAGCCGACATGGCGCGCCAGCTCCTGGCGGCTGATGCGCACCACGGTGCCGCTGGGGTGGGGCACGGCATCCGGCTTCTTGCTCAGCTCCAGCAGCGCATGCGTCAGGCGCCCGGCCACGTCCATGAAGGCGAGGTTGGCGACACGCTGGTTGAGGTCGCGCAGGCGGCAGGCCATCTGGCCCGACAGTTCGAACATGATGTCCGGGTAATCGCGGACGAAGCGGCGGAAGCCGGCGTAGCTGAACTCGGCGACCAGCGCCTGGCTGCGGGTGCGGACCACCGCGCTGCGCAGGTTGTGCTCGGGGAACAGCCCCATTTCACCGAAGAACTCGCCGGGATTGAGGTAGGCCAGGACCACTTCGCGGCCCTCATGGTCCTCCAGCACGACGCTGACCGAGCCTTCCAGGATCAGGTACAGCGACTGTGGGTCGTCACCCGCGTGGATGACCGTGTGCTTGGCCGGGAAGCTCTTCTTGTGAGCCTGGCAGACGAAAGCCTGTACAGCCGATTTGTGCAGCATCGCAGAATCTCCCTGATCCCTCAGATGGAGGAAACCTCTGCTTTCCGGCCGAGGAATCCGCTGAACCTGCGCCTGGTGGAGAGGCATCCAAGCCATCCCAGAACGCCAGTTCATCCTGATCCCGCGCCGGGTGCGGCACAATTGGCCTGATGGGTGATTCAGGTTGAAGGGGATTAGCCGAATGGCTAATAGTCGGGAAGAGCGGGGAGGGGTAGCGTTGGACGAATCCAATTTCTCCAGCCGGAGCGCCACGGACTTGGGCATGGCACAACTACCTGTCGACCTGCGGGAGCGGGACTCCGAACTGCGCTCCCTGCAGGGCGAACTGGTATTGCTGATGGCCCAGCAGGCGCGCCGCATTCCGCTGCAGCGCTACCTGACCAGCGTGCTGATGGCGGTGCTGCTGTGCTTCTACGTCAACCCGCTGCTGCCGCTGCTGTGGCTGGTGGCGGTGGTCGCGGTGGTGGCCATGCGCACCCACACGGTGCTGCTGCTGCCCGAGGACCGCAGCCGCAGCGACGAGCGCAAGCTCGGCCTCGCCGCCGCCCTGTTCTGGGCCAGCGGCGCGGTGCAGGCCCTGGTGGTGCTGTTCTTCCCCGTGGTGCCGGTGCTGATCGGCGCCATCGTCACGATCTACGTCGTCGGCGTCTGCTCGGCCACGATCCAGTCCACCGCCGGCTATCGCCGCATCTGCCTGCCCTACGTGCTGGTGATGATGGGGCCGGTGGGCCTGGTCTGGACGCTGACCACCGTGGGCGACGTCGGTGTGGTCGAGCGGATGCTGTTCGCCGGCCTGATCCTGGTCTACATCACCACCATGCTGAGCCATGCCCGTGGCGTCTTTGGAGTGTTCATGGAGTCGTACAACATCCGCCAGCAGCGCGAGGACCTGAACCGCAAGCTGCGCTCCGCCCTGGGCAACGCCGAGACCGCCAACCGCGCCAAGACGCGCTTCCTGGCCTCCGCCAGCCACGACCTGCGCCAGCCGATCCATGCGCTGTCGCTGTTCAGCGGATCGCTGCTGCTGCGGCCGATGGATGCGCGCACCAGTGCCATCGCCGAGCAGATCGACAAGGCGGTCAAGTCGCTGGCCTCGCAGCTCGACGCGCTGCTCGACATCTCGCGCCTGGATGCCGGCGTGATCGAGCGTTCCATCTCCAGCATCGACCTGTCGGCGCTGCTGGCACAGTTGATGGAGGAGT includes these proteins:
- a CDS encoding DUF445 family protein; translated protein: MQSWAEIVIDVQKNWFLYASMPFVAAIIGYVTKIVAIRMMFQPIEFIGIKPPFLGWQGIVPRKAAIMASIACDTMTSKLIKPSDIFDRLDPDRIAEEIEKPLLEAVEDITREVAEQYAPGLWEAAPEAVKRMIISRIQEEAPEIVKQIMLDIKANINSVFDLKDMVVSNLLRDKPLLNRIFLEAGHGEFRFIRNSGLFFGFAIGCVQAVVWALTQNVWVMPLFGGFTGWFTDWLALKMIFNPKQPTKYLGGLFTWQGLFLKRRLEVSAEYGRLIAAEIVTPRNIIDAVLRGPLSDRLFGMVQKQVQRVVDAQSGVAKPFVVLAVGSTKYQDMKRLVSTEIMKRLPDTMKHIEKYAHDAMDLERTLATKMQDLSIEEFENLLHPAFEQDEWILIAVGAVLGFMVGELQVHVMLHFAAH
- a CDS encoding outer membrane lipoprotein-sorting protein gives rise to the protein MPKLLRSAWMLGSMLAAAWPGTAAPAARDEAALRSCLAANLPQKSLAQDITLRQTDAAGGSRELVGSWYWQRGSDGHQAMLRLSAPADLAGAAYLFVTRKGKEDYYVYLPAVRKVRQVTGAGVAQSLFGSGLSAFDLKFLFSGLHGGRLTRMGAGYSGGRAVEQWRFLPAGNDPNVLYDRLDLTIDNGWCLPLKADLYGGVPWKRLELDPASIHQVNGRWAPGRAVLTDLRERSTTVIQLRNERVDIPLAPELFRPNRFYKAR
- a CDS encoding REP-associated tyrosine transposase encodes the protein MPRYTRAWVPGGTFFFTVALLERRRALLTEHIATLRTAFKEVHGRRPFEIDAIVILPDHFHAVWTLPPDDADFSTRIQIIKSLFSRAIPATERRSARRLAKQERGIWQRRFWEHAIRDENDLQRHVDYIHHNPVKHGHVARVRDWPHSSFHQYVAEGVYPIDWAGTVEVASDDRE
- a CDS encoding DUF4279 domain-containing protein; translation: MIESDATGGSRTRPTRATPAFRTFVRLKIKSKSFSAPQISEALGLKCDKSGMPGAAAPAGIRDTHGWILNSGLAEDAPLDEHTASLLRRLSGVHGRISALSVDCDVVFSCAIYCESADAPALHFEKSFVSEITKLGASLDIDLYFLNRD
- a CDS encoding nuclear transport factor 2 family protein, which produces MSRPFAEQFAEAWARPTPEGLMALLHPDVVLIQPHLPPIRGREASLREFRRLLAWLPQFHGEVTRWSESGGYVFIEWKMLLPLGRKTLSIPAVDRFLIRDGLGAERVVYFDQMRLIRAVAGNPQLWGGYLKYRFGR
- a CDS encoding DUF4345 family protein codes for the protein MTQMTIVAALFLLMGLAAFAVPRRFLGSFDLLAQTPTARNEIQAVYGGFGVAMALVLVAPFWLPQLRDGIAFTVALALAGMALGRVVGALREWPGPAPVLFFFVEAVGAGVLLSVLPSGSLSL
- a CDS encoding cyclic nucleotide-binding domain-containing protein translates to MLHKSAVQAFVCQAHKKSFPAKHTVIHAGDDPQSLYLILEGSVSVVLEDHEGREVVLAYLNPGEFFGEMGLFPEHNLRSAVVRTRSQALVAEFSYAGFRRFVRDYPDIMFELSGQMACRLRDLNQRVANLAFMDVAGRLTHALLELSKKPDAVPHPSGTVVRISRQELARHVGCSREMAGRVLKKLKNEGFVHSQGRNILIYRNGQKGGTIHGGPAAGTIHNGQSAGMMHAA
- a CDS encoding ATP-binding response regulator codes for the protein MAQLPVDLRERDSELRSLQGELVLLMAQQARRIPLQRYLTSVLMAVLLCFYVNPLLPLLWLVAVVAVVAMRTHTVLLLPEDRSRSDERKLGLAAALFWASGAVQALVVLFFPVVPVLIGAIVTIYVVGVCSATIQSTAGYRRICLPYVLVMMGPVGLVWTLTTVGDVGVVERMLFAGLILVYITTMLSHARGVFGVFMESYNIRQQREDLNRKLRSALGNAETANRAKTRFLASASHDLRQPIHALSLFSGSLLLRPMDARTSAIAEQIDKAVKSLASQLDALLDISRLDAGVIERSISSIDLSALLAQLMEEFQPQAERKGLRLTWHGPAGGQVRSDPMLLQRILRNLLSNAIKYTDSGRVELVVEPRGDKIRIGVADTGPGIPEAEQERIFEEFYQLQNPERDRSKGLGLGLAIVRRLTELLDIELLLSSAPGSGSCFSVDIPVARSEGKPVVAPEPQAGPSWRHIQVLVIDDEEAIRLGMQTLLEEMGFSVAVASSTEAAIDQARRFQPSIVLADFRLCGQDNGILAIRSLRMVWPELPALLISGDTAPDRLREARDAGVELLHKPVNATALRESILKAVNE